A genome region from Sander vitreus isolate 19-12246 chromosome 21, sanVit1, whole genome shotgun sequence includes the following:
- the rpl38 gene encoding large ribosomal subunit protein eL38 has product MPRKIEEIKDFLLTARRKDAKSVKIKKNKDNVKFKVRCSRYLYTLVITDKEKAEKLKQSLPPGLAVKELK; this is encoded by the exons ATG CCTCGCAAGATAGAAGAAATCAAAGATTTCCTGCTGACAGCCAGGAGGAAGGATGCCAAGT CCGTAAAGATCAAGAAGAACAAGGACAATGTTAAGTTCAAGGTGCGCTGCAGCAGGTACCTGTACACCCTGGTCATCACAGACAAGGAGAAGGCTGAGAAGCTCAAGCAGTCCCTGCCCCCAG GTCTGGCTGTGAAGGAGCTGAAGTAA